A single region of the Thermotoga profunda AZM34c06 genome encodes:
- a CDS encoding ABC transporter ATP-binding protein — translation MLEVRDLQVNYGAIRALKGISFKVEKGSIVTLIGSNGAGKTTTLKAICGLVKVKSGKILFDGEEITNKSTNEIVSKKITMVPEGRRIFPNLTVQENLLVGAFQRKDKEGIKQDMELVFELFPRLKERINQKGGTLSGGEQQMLAIARALMSRPDLLMLDEPSLGLAPIIVEELFQVIDKIHQEGKTILLIEQNAYAALNIADYGYVLETGQIVLQGTGKELLGNEKVKQAYLGG, via the coding sequence ATGCTCGAAGTTAGGGATCTGCAAGTAAATTATGGAGCGATAAGGGCATTGAAAGGGATATCTTTCAAAGTTGAAAAAGGTTCCATTGTGACTCTGATAGGTTCGAATGGAGCTGGAAAAACTACAACGTTGAAAGCGATCTGTGGACTTGTAAAAGTAAAATCTGGCAAGATATTGTTTGATGGTGAAGAAATAACAAACAAATCAACCAATGAGATTGTTTCCAAAAAAATCACTATGGTTCCTGAAGGTCGAAGAATCTTTCCAAATCTGACAGTCCAAGAAAATCTTTTAGTTGGTGCATTTCAAAGGAAAGATAAAGAAGGTATAAAACAAGATATGGAATTGGTATTTGAACTCTTTCCAAGACTCAAAGAGAGAATCAATCAAAAAGGTGGTACACTTTCCGGTGGAGAACAACAAATGCTCGCAATAGCAAGAGCACTCATGAGTAGACCAGATTTACTCATGCTCGATGAACCATCCTTAGGACTTGCTCCGATAATAGTTGAAGAACTTTTCCAAGTCATCGACAAGATTCATCAAGAAGGTAAGACAATTCTCCTAATAGAACAAAATGCCTATGCTGCACTTAACATAGCCGATTATGGATACGTTCTTGAGACAGGACAGATAGTTCTTCAGGGAACTGGTAAAGAATTACTCGGCAACGAAAAGGTGAAACAAGCATACTTGGGTGGATAG
- the pstB gene encoding phosphate ABC transporter ATP-binding protein PstB: MDESIFEIKDLCAYYGMHRVLDHINVKIKPNKITAIMGPSGCGKSTLLRSLNRLNDLIEDFSITGQILYRGQDIYKIRDLSSYRRKVTMVFQRPNPFPMSIFDNVAYGLKLMGIKDKDLLRKKVEDALKKAALWDEVKDKLKKPAVQLSGGQQQRLCIARALAIEPEVILLDEPTSALDPIATTRIERLLETLSEQYTVIIVTHSMGQALRISDELIFLYQGRLIEYGMTSDIVKAPNHEMTRQFLTGKIG; this comes from the coding sequence ATGGATGAATCCATCTTTGAAATAAAAGATTTATGCGCATATTATGGCATGCACAGAGTACTTGATCACATAAACGTGAAGATCAAACCAAATAAAATAACTGCTATCATGGGTCCATCTGGATGTGGGAAGAGTACCCTTTTAAGGTCCTTGAACAGACTAAACGATTTAATAGAAGATTTTTCAATAACAGGACAGATTTTATACAGAGGACAGGATATCTACAAAATCAGAGATCTAAGCTCTTATCGTCGTAAAGTAACGATGGTATTTCAAAGACCTAATCCGTTTCCAATGTCGATCTTTGACAATGTCGCTTATGGATTAAAATTGATGGGAATCAAAGACAAAGATTTGCTAAGAAAAAAAGTTGAAGACGCTTTGAAAAAAGCTGCACTTTGGGATGAAGTTAAAGATAAACTGAAAAAACCTGCTGTACAATTATCTGGTGGTCAGCAGCAAAGATTATGCATAGCAAGAGCGTTGGCTATAGAACCAGAAGTTATTTTACTCGACGAACCAACATCAGCCCTTGATCCAATTGCCACAACCAGGATAGAAAGATTATTAGAAACGTTATCTGAGCAGTACACAGTCATCATAGTAACTCATAGCATGGGACAAGCCTTGAGAATAAGTGATGAATTGATCTTTTTGTACCAAGGGCGTTTGATAGAATACGGTATGACATCTGATATAGTCAAAGCTCCAAATCATGAAATGACCAGACAATTTCTGACAGGGAAAATTGGATGA
- a CDS encoding sensor histidine kinase, translating into MLDTDWDEVIKENRPIILLKPDCIVFYPEEGDISSKEQVLSDSKTFFVNAVAHELFTPITAMLGLLEIAKEGEYVQESLLKIEKHLKRMQRIIEQLVLLSKLEQSEYIPHYQRLSLKRLLSEILLEYEEKIKQKGLRVEIRSNKFIEADPEAFKIVIRNLMSNAIKYSKEGGIIEIFLQKGFLVIQDHGVGIPQEDLKNITARFYRASNARSYSGAGLGLAIVKHILRKLSISWAVHSKLQIGTKVFLKISSNSSSVTGE; encoded by the coding sequence GTGTTGGATACAGATTGGGATGAAGTGATAAAAGAAAATAGACCTATTATTTTGTTGAAACCTGATTGCATAGTTTTTTATCCTGAAGAAGGGGATATCTCTTCAAAAGAACAGGTGTTAAGTGATTCGAAGACCTTCTTTGTAAATGCGGTAGCTCACGAACTTTTCACACCAATCACTGCAATGCTTGGACTATTGGAAATCGCAAAAGAAGGAGAATATGTGCAAGAAAGCCTTTTAAAAATCGAAAAACACCTCAAAAGGATGCAGAGGATTATTGAACAATTAGTGTTATTGTCAAAATTAGAACAAAGTGAATACATACCACATTATCAAAGACTAAGTCTTAAAAGATTGTTGAGTGAGATTCTCTTAGAGTATGAGGAAAAAATAAAACAAAAGGGACTTCGTGTTGAGATCAGAAGTAACAAATTTATCGAAGCTGATCCAGAAGCTTTTAAGATTGTTATCAGAAATTTGATGTCAAATGCCATTAAATACTCAAAAGAAGGTGGTATCATAGAAATATTTTTGCAAAAAGGTTTCTTGGTAATTCAAGATCATGGTGTAGGTATACCTCAGGAGGATCTTAAGAATATCACGGCTCGTTTCTATAGGGCCAGTAACGCGAGAAGTTATTCTGGAGCAGGCCTTGGGCTTGCAATAGTCAAGCATATCCTTCGAAAGCTTTCTATTTCCTGGGCAGTTCACTCAAAATTGCAAATTGGAACAAAAGTCTTTTTGAAAATTTCATCAAATTCATCATCTGTAACTGGTGAGTAG
- a CDS encoding phosphate ABC transporter substrate-binding protein PstS family protein, which yields MRKFLFMSMVIFAVLIYGETLVIKGSNTVYPIAQLWIEQFQKMYPNVTATLEGAGSSTGISALMNGTCDIANSSRFLKAGEIEQMHKNNKYFVPLVIAYDGIAVIVNPTLGIDSISIETLYKIYTGQITEWNQVDPKLPKRPIAAYSRNTASGTFEVWLEKVLKGEKLSPRIQMLESSQAEIESVSKNQYAIAYTGMGYVTNQVKALKVNGIEPTVENVLKGKYPLSRPLFVFFDLSRFNNMWPEDNAIADYIRFILSPEGQKLVEKAGYIPAYGTEK from the coding sequence ATGAGAAAGTTTTTATTCATGTCAATGGTAATCTTCGCAGTTTTGATTTACGGTGAAACTCTGGTGATCAAAGGATCAAACACCGTCTATCCTATTGCACAACTTTGGATTGAGCAATTTCAAAAAATGTATCCCAATGTTACAGCAACACTCGAAGGTGCTGGATCAAGTACTGGGATATCTGCCCTGATGAATGGAACATGTGACATAGCAAACTCAAGCAGATTCTTGAAAGCTGGTGAAATTGAACAGATGCACAAAAACAACAAATATTTTGTACCATTGGTCATCGCATATGATGGTATAGCGGTGATAGTAAATCCAACACTTGGTATTGATTCAATATCTATCGAAACACTCTACAAAATATACACAGGTCAAATAACTGAATGGAACCAGGTCGATCCCAAATTACCCAAAAGACCCATCGCTGCCTATTCAAGAAACACAGCTTCTGGAACCTTTGAAGTTTGGCTAGAGAAAGTTCTTAAAGGCGAAAAACTCTCTCCAAGGATTCAAATGTTAGAGTCTTCACAAGCAGAGATAGAAAGTGTTTCAAAAAACCAGTATGCAATTGCATACACAGGCATGGGATATGTGACAAACCAAGTAAAAGCCTTGAAAGTAAATGGAATAGAACCTACAGTTGAGAACGTCTTGAAGGGAAAATACCCATTGAGTAGGCCATTATTTGTATTCTTCGATCTGAGTAGATTCAACAACATGTGGCCTGAAGACAACGCCATAGCCGACTACATAAGATTCATACTCTCTCCCGAAGGACAAAAGCTTGTTGAAAAAGCTGGTTATATACCAGCCTATGGAACAGAAAAGTGA
- a CDS encoding PstA family ABC transporter permease, with translation MKWVFRFTTYCILVLMLIVILLIILPGIRFLFRPGFFTQFPKSSMTDGGIFPSIVGSLLLMALVFIIVIPLGLLGTIFITEFANKNFSIVLQSLAGTMNSIPSVVYGLFGLSFFCVSLGFGTSLISASLTLSTMAIPFFINNAVEFLRAVPRELREGVIALGANRFETTLMVIKSSKNGLLTTLILTLGRAFSETAPILITGAVFYATKLPTRLTDPVMTLPTSIYAIVMNLGEKSQWMAKGMASLMTSIMILIYSIVQILRRHKNG, from the coding sequence ATGAAATGGGTTTTTAGATTCACAACATACTGTATCCTGGTTCTAATGTTAATCGTCATCCTTCTCATAATCCTACCAGGTATAAGATTTTTATTTCGGCCAGGTTTCTTCACACAATTCCCAAAATCTTCTATGACTGATGGTGGTATATTTCCTTCCATCGTTGGTTCATTACTTTTGATGGCTTTGGTTTTCATTATCGTGATACCACTTGGCTTACTTGGAACTATTTTCATTACTGAATTTGCGAACAAGAATTTTTCCATTGTACTCCAATCTCTTGCTGGAACGATGAACAGTATACCATCAGTTGTATACGGATTGTTTGGTCTAAGCTTTTTCTGTGTGAGTTTAGGATTTGGAACATCTTTAATATCTGCTTCGCTTACATTGTCTACAATGGCAATACCTTTTTTCATAAATAACGCCGTCGAGTTTCTCAGGGCTGTACCAAGAGAACTTCGTGAAGGCGTGATAGCACTCGGTGCTAACAGATTCGAGACAACTTTGATGGTAATCAAATCCAGTAAGAATGGACTTTTAACAACATTGATTTTGACCCTTGGTAGGGCTTTTAGTGAGACAGCTCCCATATTGATCACAGGTGCTGTTTTCTATGCAACCAAACTCCCAACGAGATTAACTGATCCAGTCATGACTTTGCCTACAAGCATATATGCGATTGTTATGAATCTTGGTGAAAAATCACAATGGATGGCAAAAGGAATGGCAAGCTTGATGACATCAATCATGATTTTGATTTATTCGATCGTGCAAATCTTGAGGAGGCATAAAAATGGATGA
- a CDS encoding response regulator transcription factor: MASILVVEDEQDVSDVICRYLKTDSHQVKTASSIEQMYNELEKGCFDLIVLDLMLPDGDAMEEIPTIRVSCPKIFIIVLTALREDRNKILGLEMGADDYVTKPFHPRELVARVRAMLRRKDMFAEREIVHKDMKLLVHERLLLINDEEVKLSAKEFEILLLLFENPKKVFTRNEILDAVWQQEDRTERIVDVYMSMLRKKLGKERLVTVHGVGYRLG, translated from the coding sequence ATGGCTTCGATATTGGTTGTAGAGGATGAACAAGATGTGAGTGATGTCATCTGTAGATATTTAAAGACGGATTCTCATCAAGTGAAAACAGCATCTTCAATCGAACAGATGTACAATGAATTAGAAAAAGGGTGCTTTGATCTGATCGTACTAGATCTGATGTTACCTGATGGAGATGCAATGGAAGAGATACCAACTATTCGAGTGTCGTGTCCGAAGATTTTTATAATTGTTTTGACGGCATTGAGAGAAGACAGGAATAAAATACTTGGTCTTGAAATGGGTGCCGATGATTATGTGACAAAGCCATTTCATCCAAGAGAACTGGTTGCACGAGTTCGTGCAATGCTTAGAAGAAAAGATATGTTTGCAGAACGTGAGATAGTACACAAAGATATGAAACTTTTGGTTCATGAAAGACTTTTATTGATAAACGATGAGGAAGTGAAATTGTCTGCCAAAGAATTTGAGATTTTATTGTTGCTTTTTGAAAATCCAAAAAAAGTCTTTACACGCAATGAGATACTCGATGCAGTATGGCAACAGGAAGATAGGACCGAAAGAATTGTCGATGTTTATATGAGTATGCTCAGAAAAAAATTAGGTAAGGAGAGGTTGGTGACTGTTCACGGTGTTGGATACAGATTGGGATGA
- a CDS encoding ABC transporter ATP-binding protein — MALLKLDKVTKKFGGLIAVNNVSLELEQGELSGLIGPNGAGKTTIFNIITGVYPADSGKILFMDQDITKKKPHETATLGIARTFQNIKLFGKMSVLDNVRVACHYRLRSSIFSAIFDLPNYIKEEKEMTEESLNFLEAVGLYKLRNEKASSLPYGYQRKLEIARALATKPKVLLLDEPAAGMNPEETLELMKFIRKIKDEFGLTILLIEHDMKVVMGICEKITVLDHGCVIARGSPNEIQKNPEVIKAYLGSGAYARS, encoded by the coding sequence GTGGCTCTCTTAAAACTTGACAAGGTGACCAAAAAATTCGGCGGATTGATAGCTGTGAACAATGTCTCTCTGGAACTCGAGCAGGGTGAACTCTCTGGTCTCATAGGACCCAATGGAGCCGGTAAGACAACTATTTTCAATATAATAACGGGTGTCTATCCCGCAGACTCGGGGAAGATATTATTCATGGATCAAGACATTACTAAGAAAAAACCACATGAGACGGCAACTTTGGGTATAGCAAGAACTTTTCAAAATATAAAGCTCTTCGGAAAAATGAGTGTTCTTGATAATGTACGCGTGGCATGTCATTATAGATTGAGATCGTCTATTTTTTCTGCTATCTTTGATTTACCAAATTACATCAAAGAAGAAAAAGAGATGACCGAAGAATCGTTAAATTTCCTTGAAGCAGTTGGATTGTACAAACTGAGGAATGAAAAAGCGAGCTCACTTCCATATGGATATCAGAGAAAACTTGAAATAGCAAGAGCGCTCGCCACAAAACCAAAGGTACTGTTGCTCGATGAACCCGCCGCAGGCATGAACCCAGAGGAAACTCTTGAGTTGATGAAATTCATAAGAAAAATCAAGGATGAATTTGGTTTAACGATCTTACTGATTGAACACGACATGAAGGTAGTGATGGGGATCTGCGAAAAGATAACTGTTCTTGATCATGGTTGTGTAATTGCTCGTGGCTCTCCTAACGAAATTCAGAAAAATCCAGAAGTAATCAAAGCATATTTGGGAAGTGGTGCATATGCTCGAAGTTAG
- a CDS encoding GGDEF domain-containing protein has translation MKNQYQYRGVMLALLTLLLTFVILNIVCPRLEQIDLSFFLPAIVDLTARFMIVYIVFGYSFTGLKIGVFLFMYAKYLSVLSVFFAISHVHQIQNILEAIGVTAVAIQLFWFFKETLGDQLWKLAFSDHLTGLMNRGAFLNESRKTLKACLQKTKPAAVVYLDLDRFKSINDKHGHHMGDHVLELIGERLRSVVRKNDLVGRVGGDEFVIVLADIDQRNVEEIVQRLIKTLSCPIIIDDNRFCIGVSAGVAIFPQDGETIEDLIKKADKAMYKAKNKSVGYIFYSQLDVENN, from the coding sequence TTGAAAAACCAATATCAATACCGTGGGGTTATGCTTGCTTTACTTACCTTGCTTTTGACTTTTGTGATTTTGAACATTGTTTGCCCAAGACTTGAGCAAATCGATTTATCATTCTTTCTGCCAGCAATTGTGGACCTGACCGCAAGATTCATGATAGTGTACATTGTCTTTGGATATTCATTCACTGGCTTGAAAATAGGTGTTTTCTTGTTCATGTACGCAAAATACCTCTCTGTACTTAGTGTATTCTTTGCGATTTCTCATGTCCATCAAATACAAAACATTTTAGAGGCAATAGGTGTTACTGCCGTAGCAATCCAATTGTTTTGGTTTTTCAAAGAAACGCTTGGTGATCAACTGTGGAAATTAGCTTTTTCAGATCATTTGACGGGATTGATGAACAGAGGAGCATTCCTAAACGAATCACGCAAAACCCTGAAGGCATGTTTGCAAAAAACCAAACCAGCTGCGGTTGTTTATTTAGACTTAGACAGATTCAAATCGATCAACGATAAACACGGTCATCACATGGGAGACCATGTGCTTGAATTAATTGGCGAAAGACTCAGATCGGTTGTGAGAAAAAACGATTTAGTTGGTCGAGTTGGTGGGGATGAATTCGTGATCGTTTTAGCAGATATTGACCAGAGAAACGTCGAAGAAATAGTTCAAAGATTAATAAAAACCCTTTCATGTCCAATAATAATTGATGATAATCGCTTTTGTATTGGTGTAAGTGCTGGAGTGGCAATTTTTCCACAAGATGGCGAGACAATAGAAGATTTGATCAAAAAAGCCGATAAAGCCATGTATAAAGCTAAAAACAAATCAGTTGGATATATATTCTATTCACAACTGGATGTTGAAAATAATTGA
- the phoU gene encoding phosphate signaling complex protein PhoU, with amino-acid sequence MTERTIHYEKQLSFLNDKLKEFLSGVEHLFEKTLLAIQSGDENLIKDIELMDDYFDSLDLEIQTTAFDIIGKFQPLADDLRFVVAMIGLSIDLERIADECVNIAQLSRHVQRGMESFNSWKTLNEMIKIILIMFKETIEAVEHKDLDLAIKVWKKDDDVDSLHNTGHEDLINLACQETNQKMMRLYLEEAFLIRHLERIADHLTNVCEKLYFMSTGKQLKELLAHPNKENRINSKN; translated from the coding sequence ATGACCGAAAGAACGATTCATTATGAGAAACAGTTGAGTTTTCTGAACGACAAACTAAAGGAATTTCTCAGTGGAGTCGAGCATCTATTTGAAAAAACACTTCTTGCAATTCAATCGGGTGATGAAAATTTAATAAAAGACATAGAATTGATGGACGATTATTTTGACTCACTTGATCTTGAGATTCAAACCACGGCTTTTGATATCATCGGAAAATTTCAACCTCTTGCAGACGATCTGAGATTTGTCGTTGCAATGATTGGATTGTCAATTGATCTTGAAAGAATTGCCGATGAATGTGTCAACATTGCCCAACTCAGTAGACATGTTCAAAGGGGTATGGAAAGCTTTAACAGCTGGAAAACATTGAATGAAATGATCAAAATAATCTTGATTATGTTCAAAGAGACCATCGAGGCAGTTGAACACAAGGACCTTGATCTTGCGATTAAAGTATGGAAAAAAGACGATGATGTTGATTCATTGCACAACACTGGGCATGAAGATTTGATAAATCTTGCATGCCAAGAGACGAACCAAAAGATGATGAGACTGTACTTAGAGGAAGCTTTTCTAATAAGACATCTGGAAAGAATAGCAGACCATCTGACGAATGTTTGTGAGAAGCTCTATTTCATGAGCACAGGCAAACAACTAAAGGAACTTTTGGCTCATCCCAATAAAGAAAATAGGATTAATTCAAAAAATTGA
- a CDS encoding PstC family ABC transporter permease: MKKIGEILFKSIVFTAAILVAAALFGIVFFLFSESLRAIKEVKWGLFTSEWFPVWETPEFGIRTMLLNSIILTLWTSFIVFVIGIVVALYLHSYANKKEKELILGVFEYVSGIPSVVLGFFGIVIVAPLLLKAGAWTGQNFFNASFMLSVLTLPFMISLSYQSLEKVPKEISQAAFSIGAKQFSVMVVELKYAMPGIVNAVMSVFNRIFGETMIVLMVAGGSNLLVKSFFDPIRPLTATLGSELGEVEVRSLHYSALFFIGFLLLVISLIITILTNYVVRWRERWIRG, translated from the coding sequence ATGAAAAAGATAGGCGAAATCCTCTTCAAATCTATTGTTTTTACGGCTGCCATATTGGTGGCAGCTGCGCTCTTTGGTATAGTCTTCTTTTTATTTTCTGAATCCCTAAGGGCTATCAAAGAAGTCAAATGGGGCCTTTTTACATCAGAGTGGTTCCCAGTATGGGAAACACCAGAATTTGGCATAAGAACAATGTTACTAAATTCAATCATCTTGACCTTGTGGACAAGTTTTATAGTCTTTGTAATTGGCATTGTAGTTGCTCTTTATTTACACAGTTACGCAAATAAAAAAGAGAAAGAACTGATACTCGGGGTGTTTGAATACGTAAGTGGCATTCCATCTGTTGTCCTTGGATTTTTTGGCATAGTAATTGTGGCACCATTACTACTTAAAGCCGGTGCATGGACTGGTCAAAACTTTTTCAACGCTTCTTTTATGTTGTCTGTTTTAACACTGCCATTCATGATAAGTTTATCCTATCAGTCCTTGGAAAAAGTGCCAAAGGAGATCTCCCAAGCAGCTTTTTCGATAGGCGCAAAACAATTCTCTGTGATGGTCGTCGAGTTGAAATATGCGATGCCTGGAATAGTGAATGCCGTGATGAGTGTCTTCAACAGAATCTTTGGTGAGACAATGATTGTCCTCATGGTCGCAGGTGGAAGTAATTTATTGGTGAAATCATTCTTCGATCCGATCAGACCATTAACTGCAACACTTGGAAGTGAACTGGGTGAAGTTGAAGTGAGAAGTCTTCATTACAGTGCATTGTTTTTCATTGGCTTTTTGTTGCTGGTTATATCTTTGATCATAACAATACTAACAAATTATGTTGTGAGATGGCGTGAAAGATGGATAAGGGGTTGA